The following DNA comes from Candidatus Angelobacter sp..
TTGAATTTGCGCGGCAGATAGGTCTTGCCGTAGAGCGGGTCCGTGAAGTCCTTGTTGGCCGGGTCGTCGAGGTTCAACTGCGCACCGTCAATCCATATCGAATGATACGCCCTGGTGCGGGGCGCGAGCGCCATGGCCGCGCGCGAGCAATCCTCGAACACCTGCTGTCGGGCTGGGGTGTATGCGGGCGTGGGGGGTGCCAGCACGTTGCGGTTCACATCGCCGCAGGCTGAAAGTGTCGAGAGCAGCGATTCGTTGATGCCTTTGACCAGAGCGCGAAGACCGGACTTCACGACCCCATGAAATTGGATGCTCTGTCGCGTGGTGATGCGGAGCGAGTCGTTGCCATATCGCGCCGAAAGATCATCGAACACAATCCATTGCCGGGACGTCATCACGCCGCCGGGGATGCGTCCCCGGATCATCATGATGTATTTCTTTTGAGTCTTGCGCAAATCTCGATCATCTTGCTGATAAATGCCATGAAACTTGAGGAACTGGACATCGTCCTCTGAAAAGCGGTCGCTATTGGCGTCCGCCAGCGTATTGGCAATGCCGCCGGCGAGCGTCGGGGTCGCTTCCTTGATGACTTCATTGTGCGTCACTTTCGGTGGCGCTTCGGAGACAATCATAAGTTATACACTAAACATGCTTAATTATCATCAACCTCTGTAAAATGTCAATGTATTCGCGTAAAGGTTAGCTCCAAGACTGTCGGCGCACAAAGGAATTCCACCCGAACGCAACGTTTCGAGTCGCGTTCAACCATTGGCCACTTGCATCGGAGCGTACAATGCCTACAGTGACCCGCTTGGCCGATGATTTCGCTGCAGCATGAGCCGACAAAAGACCTACTACTTCGACAATAATGCCACGACGCGAGTGGCGCCACAAGTGGTGGAAGCAATGCTGCCGTTTCTGACTGAAGACTGGGGCAACCCATCCAGCGCCTACACGTTCGGCAATCAAATCGCCCGGTGCATCCAGGACGCGCGGGCCAAGGCGGCCGCGCTCATCAACGCCGATCCACGTGACGTGATTTTCACCAGTTGCGGCACCGAGAGCAACAATACGGCAATTCACAGCGCGCTCATGACGAACCCCGGCAAACGGCATGTCGCCACGACGGCTGTGGAACACTCGGCCAACATCAAATTCTGCGAGCATCTTCAGAAACGTGGCTACGCGGTGACGTTTCTTCCAGTCGAATCCGACGGTTCGTTGGACCTGCATCTGCTCGAAAAATCCATCCGACCCGACACGGCGATTGTCTCGGTCATGTGGGCGAACAACGAA
Coding sequences within:
- a CDS encoding sulfite reductase, producing MIVSEAPPKVTHNEVIKEATPTLAGGIANTLADANSDRFSEDDVQFLKFHGIYQQDDRDLRKTQKKYIMMIRGRIPGGVMTSRQWIVFDDLSARYGNDSLRITTRQSIQFHGVVKSGLRALVKGINESLLSTLSACGDVNRNVLAPPTPAYTPARQQVFEDCSRAAMALAPRTRAYHSIWIDGAQLNLDDPANKDFTDPLYGKTYLPRKF